GGGATGTCAAAGATGATGGCCTCGTTGTAGGTTGGATTCAGCGTGTTCTTTTTTATgctcgtcttcttctttttcaaacGTCTCCCGTCACATATGAGTGACACTTTGACATAGGGATCTAATCAGTGACAAGGACGACAAGGACAGAGTCACTTTAtcgagaggaaaaaaaggaaagtatCATCGTACTTGGACGCTGTAAGTTATCCATCTCATTTAGGAAACTGCCAGAGAAATAATTAGCATGAAGATCAGGCTTGTGGGATTATtaacagagagagcagagcttTTATAATGTTTGTCCTGACTACCAAAACATCTTCAATCAGTAATGCACATAAACGTAGGTGAGTCGACGCCTTGTGTAAACAAAAAAGATGGGAGGGACGTGGATGGCTTAAACAGCGTGACCAAGAAGAAAGCTTCCAGATGAATTCGTACCCTTCGTATGATTCATCATGCTCCGCGTTAGTCAGATGTAAGCTGCCCTAAATCtattaaagacaaacaagagtGCTTGCCTTTGCAGCCCAGTGTGCTCGAAGGCACAATTTGATAGCTACGTTTTTTTACGACGCAGAGACTGAAATAATGGCGGACAGATAAACCTCCTAAAAACTCGGGGGGATTAAAAAATTTGTGAAATGTCATTAAACATGGGCGGGGAAAAAGACCACTTTGAATTACACCTGAACCTGCCGATTAATGCCCAATAAATGTCACGTTTTTTACAAGCGGCAGTCGATTAACATAAATAGCCCGTCTGCCAACTGTTTGCTGACAGTGTCTTAATATCGCAAGTGTTGAATGTTAATAACTGCTGAAATAAACAGAGCGCAGCTGATAGAGATGGCTCGCCGCTGTTTGTTCACTTTATCTGACAGGATTACAATTGGGTATTCACAGAGGggatcattcattttttaagcCATTGCAGCTGTAAGtgaatcacacaaacacacacacacacacacacacacacctgagtatCCAGTGATGTCCATGGCTTTGAGGTTCCTGCACTTGATGACAGTAAGTGTGAGTCTGCCCGCGGTCGGCAGGTAGCATAGTGAAAACATGATCTCCCCGAGGTCGACGCTTTCCtgtgggaacacacacacacacacacacacacacacacacacacacacacacacacacacacacacgtgtgaaaaatccatttcacatttacattcaacGCTGATGCTTTGATCCAGAGTGATGTTTAATAACCGCCTCATCCTCCAGGTCTGTTTCTGGGATCAAtgctatattttatttatagtctGCTGTTCAgtcaatgaaacacacacaaaaaaaaaaatgctataaTTAATGTGTCGTTTGTTATCCTTCTCAAAAAATATGGTAAAGTTCACGGTGGCCTTTTGTTCCCACAGGTAACAAAATCAGATTAGAGAATAGAAAACCAGCTAATTGGACGACAGCTTAGACATGaagctgagaaaaaaatatataatatgacgCAAAATAATAAACTCCCTCTACTTCTATTTGCATTTTTGGCTTGAGGAATTTTGCATTGTGAGCCTGTTGTTTGATAATTACAGGTGCAGGAGGGATGCAGGCGTATTGTGAGCTGTGCAGAAAAGACAAATGGATATTGTCGTAAAAAAGCACGGCGCGAAGGAGTTGCATAGTCGACATTTTGTAGCACGGGACAATAAAAATCATCGTAAGCTTTGCCTAATGCGCTTTCTTGCAGAGATTTAGATCAGACCCGCCCCCCCTTATGTTTGTGCATTAAGGACAGGAGATGattggcttagcttagcatagggAAGCAAGGTTCAATACACCAGCACCCAGCCAAGACCTGGTCACACCAATATAATTCTATTTTATTGACGAGCTGTGAGCTAACAAGTTTGCTGTTCATAAATTATTAGCTGAGAAAAAACCTCATGCAGTTTAGTTTAAAGATGAACAGTCTTTATGCCTCTTTATTGCCTTACACGCCCAGGAACTGCTTCGCACAACACCTGTAGACACCTCCAAGGCCCGCCTGGGTGAAGGCAAGATGGAGGGACCAGTGGAAGGCAGCAGTATCATCCAGACTTCACCAATTCATCGAGGACCCGACAGATGTACCTGACCTCCCCCCGTAAGGAGTGGACAACACTCACCTGAGGACAGGTGTGGGACGTTTCGGTGCAGCAATGCAGAAGTGGGGTCTTATTGCCCATTGCCAATGTGGGGACCCACTACAGACTGGAGCATGTGACAACCAGCTGTCCCATATACCGGCCACCAAATGGAGATCGTGGCTTAATTGACCTAGACAGTGACACGGAGCTGAAGGTCTAAGGACGTACGAAAGAAGAAGTCTTTATGCCTAAACCTCATACTACTAATACGACAAACAACTATACTACTGCTACACAaagctttaaataaaagtgGATGGTGCAGCACAGCTACAATAGTTTCCAATATTTTGGGCTGCCCTTCAAACCCTGGCAAAGATCGCTTACTGTTTGTCATTATAAGCTGTCATGGACAAACACCTAAAGACCTAAACTACAAAACAATGCTAAAATTATGACTGACCTCCCGATAAACTCCACGATACATTTGCCAAACAGCAAATTTCCTTATTCTCACTGTAGAAAACATCATTCTGATCATGTTTGCAGACGACGATCatcatcaaattaaaacaaaaagagaggacATTAAGTTTGCAGCTCAGCAACCTCAACATAATGTAGCCTAATTACCCACAATCAAGTAAAATGAGCATTTTTAGACTTCTAACACCAAGATGTCTCGTGTACAAATGTTTTCTAGACTTCAAATTACTCCTGAGACAAACGCTTGCCAAGCACAACATGTCCACCTACTGAAACATTAGCTTTCACTTGTGCGGAGACAGTCCTGTTTGAGTCTCTGCCGAGCTGATAGTCTCAAGTGGAATGAAAAGTCCTGTTATCGGACTGTCTCCTGTGAGTTCTTAGCCCCATCCTTTAAACAGTATTAAGGTCGCGCAGACCCCTAATCTCTCTGAATGAGCTTGGTGAGAAGCCCGCTGATTGTCAAATCTCGACACGTCCTGCAGTCTTAACGTCTCTCTTCACGCACACAGCTGCGATTTGGCTGGCTTTCTTCTTCTGCCGACGTGGAAGTGAGGGATTTCGTGTTTTGAAGGGTGTGAACGTTCGGCCGTGATGTGAGAGCGCAGCAGAAATGTCAAGTGTTGTAAAAGCATGAAGTGACACTTTGATTGTCCTTGTACAAACAGCACAGGCTGTTTTGGTGCCAGTCAGTATCATCTGTACTGCAGTAATCATAATTTAGCCACGCCAGCGTCATAGGCTCCGGGGACGGCTACGTCTGTTGATCGGTCATTGGGTCAGcgcaccactttggtccagactgaaatatctaatATAACTATTTGATGGATCACCGTGAAATGACGTACAGACATTCATAACATTAGCATTTGGCTCTAGCAGCATCTGCTTTAAAGTTGACTGTCAAGTCAATTACTTATTagtcttttattgtatttacatttacaatgcCGTATTTATTACAAACTATGGAGGCCCTATAACAAAGACTGATTAGCTCTTGTTTTTTTAGCCTCCTTCCACCTGATAAATCGTCTCCTGAATTCATTCGACCTTCCCAAAATAGTTTATTAAGATCGAACACACATGAGGAATGGTCTGAAGTCGCTACTAGTCGCCTCCAGACTCTTTATCTCACTAATCCTCGTAGAAATTGGTGTTATCGATAAATATCTCTCCTTGATCTATGAACTGAAGAAAGTCGCTCGCTCTTTTCTTTCGCCGTCCCTCCCTCTGCTCGATACCAGTGTCTTTTCAACACATTAAACTGCACAGCGGTGTTCAAGTGTCTCAATGTTACCCAAGACTTACATTACacacttcatgtttgtttttttggtttctaCTGAGCCACACCATCTGTGCATTCTTTACGTTGCCAATCTTGAATTTAATGTGAGCGAGGGCTTTTGTCATAAAATCATTCGGTGGTTCAATAAAGTTTGTGTGCCAAAAGGAGAGAGGGCCGCCTGCTTTTCTGCCTCTTAAGCAATAACGTCGAGATTATTGAACAATCCTTGAAGAAGCTCAAGTTCAACAAAACTGTCAGGTACGAGGCCTCCGTGGAGGCGATAAAGTGACGAGGCGTTCTAAGCTCAAAAGGTCCCTAACATGGCGCCGGAGACTAGCTCCAGAAAACGTTCCCTGGACATCTTCAACaagtaacaaagctaacagacaCATAATTGCATTGAGTGAGCTGTGAGtgagaaatgttctttttatgtttgaGATGTCACTACAACCAGTCCCTTTATGTATTTTCATAAGTGAGTAAATGTTTCTGCTAAAGCACTGGCTGGTTTGGTGTATTTCTAGTCATTTGAATTAAATTACAAGGCTGCAGCCAGGTTTTTAATTCCCTCAACGCACTCCTTACTTGCATCAGACATTTAAAGGGTCTCTGAATCTTTTCCTATTGTTGGACTTTTTATTATTGAGTTCTCTGTTGAATTATGTTTTCTTGAAGTTTTAATTCCCCACATGAAGATGCTTCTTTCTCTCCACGCTGACAGACAGAAGATTCACTccggatcttttttttttttaaatcaacaacaaagtGGAAGATCTTGTGCACACGCAACAGTGAAACGTCTAAATGAGCTGGTTAAATATAGATCAGAGCATGTGGTGATTTATTAATTCACTCTCAGTCCCAGTCCCATCAATGATCTCATCGCTCTGAAACAGTGAGGGCCAATCACAGCAAAGTATGATAACAACAGGTCCACAAGGGAGATTAAAgaaccccctcgcctcacacATGAAAGTTTATCTAGAggcagtgtttaatttgtctcaAGCAGCACTGAGGTGTTGACTTTGTTGAGCTTCTGTAGAGAGCCTGCACCTGTTGCCTTTTTATCCTTTATCATTTATCTTATCTTTTGTTTGGCCACTCCAGACCTGTCCCTGAGCTGCCCTGCTCTGCCAACTCGAACTTGCCAACCctccagattttttttggagATTCTCCCAAGTTATGGCAGattttcacacctttttttttgggtcattttGTTATTGCAATCTGTTTCTTGCTCTGTGAAACTCTAAAACTCTACAGCTACACCAAAGCGAGAGGTGCAAATTTCCTGCAAAGAATTCCTTTATCTTACGGGAAGGGTCTGCCTGATCTAACCCTACCCCCACATTTCAAGAAAAGGACATGACCTCATAGCGCTCATCCCTTTGACCCTGTTACTCATATGTATGGATTGAAAATGTATACTGCAAAGCTAATCGATTCTTACACTGGTGGCGTATTGGATGTCCCTCCATATGTTCGTCTCCCTGGAGAGGTCCGATGTCTCAAACAAGTTATCCAGCACCACCTCCCCGATCATGTCGTGCCGTGAAAACCGGTCAAAGTCAAAGACGCTCATATGGAGCTTCCTGACTGCCAGCTCGTCGTAAGGCACGGGAAACTGGAAGCTCTCGCTGAATGTTGGGTTGAGTGTCTTCCGGTGGACGCGAGTCTGGAACTTCTTGCGGTCCGGCAGCAGGTAGATCTTCACGTAAGGGTCGGATGTGCCGCATAAGTCCTTGGCAGGTAGATCTACCGCCTTGAGGATGTTGACTAGGAGGGCCTCGTTTTCATAGTCGTACTTGAGAGAGAAGTTAATCGAGCCACAGTTTTTGCTGCTGCCATTCTTGGATGAATCCTCCGTTTCCGGGGCCTTCTGTTGGTAGAGCTCTGGCTGGATGCGGCCGATGCTGGTGGGCTTTTCGTCTTTGTCCACCACGTAGTCATTTCCCAGGTCTAGACTCCCTACCTGCATCTGCCTGGGCAGGTGTCTTTTGAATGAATTGTGCCTGCAGGGACATGACAGAcaggtagaaagaaagaaagagtgacagGGAATGGTTTGTTTTAAAGAGCTGTAGTGAAGATGAGCAGAGAAAGTCCGGGGAGGTTTTGACTTGAAGGGACACATTCAAAGCTGACCTAAAGAACTGGCTTTCAcatgtcacatcacattttctaTTAAACCTACAACTGCTCAAAGATAACAGGCAACAGCTAGATGGTTTTCTTGTGCGAGTGACCTGCATGTGACctatatttattgtgtttttaaaaaaatgcacgAGGACAATTACCCTTCGAAAGATAAGCTACTATTCACACACTCTGAATATCAATTAAGAATATTTCCGATTTGCATTTGACACTGTTTTGTTCCCGCTTTCCACTGGGATTGTCTCGTGTTTTGCATGAAGAATGGGGGAAAAAGGAGTAGGTGGAATATAAAAGCAAAGTCAAGATGAAACGGCAGTAAATTTATGAGATAGCAACAAGAACAAAAGAGCCCAGTGACAGCCCCAGTGAGGACTAAATGAGGACCCAGGAGTGATAGTTTGCTGTGTCAGGACTGTTTTCAGTTGCTTTAGTCCAAAGAGGACAAAGAGACGTGTTTTTTAGCTGCTTGATAAGCAGAATTGACTACTGCTGTTCACATATTAACACGGTGAAATTGTGCTTGTATTTTCTCAGgcgaatgtttttttttctccccccctcacTCTATTTCATTAATTCTCACGAAGAAGCCATCACATATAATTAGCCTTACCGTAACGACCTGCGAAGAGGTGCCTCTGAGGCAGAGAGCAACACGATCTACAGCGTTTATTATAATTACCTCTGTAGATACCAAATTGCTTAGATCGAAGATTTCTGCTTTCATTAGTTTGCTGAGGGTATGTCAGCAGGCACTGCTGCTCTTTGAAAATACAATAgcactgagtttttttttcctgattttattcttttactTCATGTCGCATTAATAGACCTCCTGTGCCACATGATGTTGCGTCTTAAACTCTTCTGATggttcatgcatgcatgcatgtgtgtatgtacccCTAAGCCTGTTTACACATGAATAACCGCATCAAACCGTCTTGTGTTTTATCAGTtgcacacccacatgcacatgtacatgaCTAACCGAGTCGAAGACGTCGGCTCAGTGGTTTGCCTCTGCATGCGTTGTGTGCGGCGCAGGAAGTGCTCCCTCATGGACAGCTGCACATCAGTGGGGATGTCCGGAGATGTATGGCTTATCTTCACTGCTGCCTCCAGGAAGCCCATCGAGCCCATGGGGTCCTTCACCTTCTCTGTCGCCATGGTGACAGGCGGCTGCTGGGGACTGGGCAGCAGGGGAGGCGACTGGAGCGGGCGGTGCTCTGGGCCACAGGCCGGGCTGAGGGATGGGCTGGGGAAATGGGCCTTAGTCCGCCAAGGCACACAGCAAAGCTTCCAGGAGACGAATGTAAGAAGGCCGAACAAAGCCAGGCCACAGACCACAAACACGCCGAGCAGGAGGCCAGAAGTAGCGTCTGGTGGCGAACCACGGGGACCAGAAACAGGAGGATCACACAATATGGACAAACAGATGGTGATTACCAGGGTGAGacagggaaaagagagagagagagagcgacaagCTATTAGAACATGATTTTTCAAGTGGCCTGGTGCTATATCAGTAGTTTTtagactaagactaaagacaGTGAGCCAAGTATACTGGGAGATGTGCTtcataaatattaaagtaaCCTCCATTAGTCTTCAGTTCAGCCGAGGAATAAGGGAAGCATATTAATGTAAACAGAATCCAAATGTGAGTAAGGTATGCAgtcatgcacatacacagatcATTTTCCATGACATGAGGCTTCCTGTGTGGGTAAAAGTAATTACAGTctgacacaaatcaaacaatgtAGTCTATTTTAATTTGGAAAAGAAATACTCGTGGGAATAGAACCGAGTGTCAGGAGTCTTCCTCTTGGAATTTTACCATGAAACAGATAAAAGCCGGGCACActcaaactcatttattttccGGCGTTTTGAATATGCTTCCTGGGGAACAGGCGGCACACAAAAGGCCTGGAGACGAACCAGGAATGCTGACGAGCACTCTGCGAGGATTCACAgaggcaaacacagaaaacatgcagtCCTGTATCTCTAAGCTTTCTTTTGGGTTTGGGACGTTTGCCAGTTTTTGATTTAAAGTAATTATATTTCACCACCTGATACATGGAATATTCTccacacttcttttcttttgctgctgTAATTGAATTCAATTCTCTTACATTTTGCCCGAGTGCTGTTTTTTCACATGCACTGATTACTCGAATTTATCTACAATAACTCAGCGCCTCAGTGGCTCAGAGGATCCACGTCTCTGCTTCGAGGCACAGTGAAGTAGCTCCTTTCTAATATTTACCTGGCTCAACCATTTCTCACAAAATATGAACACAGACGAGCGCTGAAATCCGCATGTGAGAACACGTGTGATTTATTGTTTCTATGGAAAATCAGATAATGACAGACCTTGCGGTATTCAGATTCATTACTGAGCCAAAAGAAGTAATACTACTGTGGAAAACTTGAGTATTCAGCAGCTTAAGTACTATTATCTCCAAGTGTTGAAGCACAATGTTTGTCAAGTATCAGCGGTGGCACAATGTAACAAAGTActtctaaatgtaaatgtctaaTAAGTACAATTTAAAGGTACTTTTTACATCTCTGTagtggtacttttactttttttttcttactttaagTATATGAGTGCCTATTCAGTAGTAAAAGTACTCTTACTCATGTTAACTTATGCATACTCGTGCAGCAGAATGGCTCTTGTGTCATAATATTATGACtctttattatgattatattatttgatACGCCTATGAGTAGTTCAGTCCGTATcagtgcatcatattttatataaatacacatgtttttatgtaaattcaTAATGTGCAAAGTTAATATGGAGTATAAAGTACAATGTGTCCTCTGAAACATAAGTGTAAAATagcataaaattaaaatatttagtaAACTTGACTACTGGTTTTTGATGTCAAACACCTTTAAATGTCACAATAACTCATGACATCATGATTAGTTGGATGACAAACTATCTAAACTGTCCTTAGGTGACCGCTTTTTGGGAACAAATGAAGAGATTTCAAATTCAGACTAAATGAACTGTCCACTAAGGGGAATTTATAGCTTAGCCAAGTGGTGGACAGGATTTCAAGTCTGGGGGATTTATGCCTGGGGAGGATTTCTCAGCTGTCCACAGCCTCGGTCTCTCTATGTCATCTGAAATTTCACACAGCTCTCCACAAAAGCTTTCGGCCTTGACTGGACTGTCGCTCGCAGAGTCTTCATCTGCCGTCACAGCAAATTGAAGCAGACCCCGCGCCGCACACCAACACACGAGTGCCAGTGGTGACAGACTTTCGCTACGAAATACGTTGACAGGTCAGAAATTTGTATGTGGGTATGTAACTTCCGTtctgtttttccactgcagcagcAACTTTTAAAGTGAAGTGTCTACTGAAGTAAAGTCTGGCACGCCCAACACAACTGAGACCTTAGTAATGTCTCcgaaaaataatgaaaaaagtttaaattaatggATTTTGTCACTcgtatttttattcatttgcacCCAGCAGTCCCATAATACCTTGGTTGGATGCAAGCAGTAAGTGAGTTATGCTTTGGGCTACATTTTAGCAAAATGGcaccattaaaaacattaaaaacagctatTGGCACGTCCTGATTGCAGTGCACCCATGAATATATTGTAAACTATCACTGATTTGCTTTGATATGGAATAAAACAGGCAGGATTCTCAGGCAAGCTCTGGAGTTATAAGCAAGCATATGTTGTCTATTATTTCTAAGTGGATTTATGGATGTTTACTCCCGAGCTATATTCAGGTTAATGGCATCCTTTGAAAGCATACGTCACTCTGAATCTAAATATACGTGCATCAGGTCTTTTGTTCTCCACAAAGTGCCATTTTTTATGCAAATTGCAGCACTCAGGGTACCTTAAAAGCCTCTGTGCGTCGTATCCTGTGCTGCACCGCCACGATCGAACTACAATAACcaacttcctgttgttttttatcagcaTGCACCTGTTCCAGTCACCTCGTGTGGCATCTTTGCTCATGGCGAATCTCACAGTTTGTGCCAAGCCTGCTTGTGAGCAGACTGTCACATCATAACGTGGAGTGTTTGTGCGATGACCTTTTGTTCCCATTGCCGCTCTGAAACGATAATTACCTGACTCACGTTTTACACTTTGTGCGACAGATGCAACAGTTGACAGAGGTATAAAAAGAAGATGAAACTGCGATAGTTTGTTACTTGGATCTGAGCCGTACACCTGTCACAAGTCTACTTTGGTGGGATAAGGTTAATGAGAGAGTTCCAGCGCTGCGATGCCTCCAGTACAATAAGTCGTTTCTAGCCATAATGACTGCAAAAATAGAACTCTTGGAAGCGAAACGCTGGCTTTAAtgttcaaaaaaacacaagacatactgtatgcagagaGATAATGATGCAGCGAGAGAGCATGAatgtgagaaagacagagagtgatAGAAAAGCCATTGTTCCTCCTCTCCAGACAGATGGGTAATGGAGCAGAGCTGTGTGAACATATTACTCCCTCTGGACACAACCTAGCCTGACAGCGTGAGACTAGACTGACCTCAGGGTTTAGCACACAATTAATGATCACACCCACACCGTGCAGGAGTGGACTATCGCTATCCTGCAGTCAATCAAAAGGgtctttttttatcctttcatgctgaaaacaaaatcaatgcTTCGGTGGGGGAATCAATCTCACTGTAAAGCTTTTTCAGGTGGGTTTCAGGGCACCGCTGTGTGAAAGACAGGTCGTTCGTTTTAAAAAACGGA
The sequence above is drawn from the Larimichthys crocea isolate SSNF chromosome XV, L_crocea_2.0, whole genome shotgun sequence genome and encodes:
- the syt6a gene encoding synaptotagmin-6 isoform X1 is translated as MRKMTPVSVQRKKKREEEEDKNTQRQRYLHIRDRERKINTHSRINFQEEGLPCSWFDKSILQSTFSERHRLQEGAHVFVLHRSFSTLLDQDTCQDYLFLLSGHSSDRKELDATSGLLLGVFVVCGLALFGLLTFVSWKLCCVPWRTKAHFPSPSLSPACGPEHRPLQSPPLLPSPQQPPVTMATEKVKDPMGSMGFLEAAVKISHTSPDIPTDVQLSMREHFLRRTQRMQRQTTEPTSSTRHNSFKRHLPRQMQVGSLDLGNDYVVDKDEKPTSIGRIQPELYQQKAPETEDSSKNGSSKNCGSINFSLKYDYENEALLVNILKAVDLPAKDLCGTSDPYVKIYLLPDRKKFQTRVHRKTLNPTFSESFQFPVPYDELAVRKLHMSVFDFDRFSRHDMIGEVVLDNLFETSDLSRETNIWRDIQYATSESVDLGEIMFSLCYLPTAGRLTLTVIKCRNLKAMDITGYSDPYVKVSLICDGRRLKKKKTSIKKNTLNPTYNEAIIFDIPPDSMDHVSLHISVMDYDLVGHNEIIGVMRVGCNAEGLGRDHWNEMLAYPRKPIAHWHPLLESKKSEKEWKARTASFDSQGSCPSPRPPASP
- the syt6a gene encoding synaptotagmin-6 isoform X3, which encodes MGKYKTNKSTLLDQDTCQDYLFLLSGHSSDRKELDATSGLLLGVFVVCGLALFGLLTFVSWKLCCVPWRTKAHFPSPSLSPACGPEHRPLQSPPLLPSPQQPPVTMATEKVKDPMGSMGFLEAAVKISHTSPDIPTDVQLSMREHFLRRTQRMQRQTTEPTSSTRHNSFKRHLPRQMQVGSLDLGNDYVVDKDEKPTSIGRIQPELYQQKAPETEDSSKNGSSKNCGSINFSLKYDYENEALLVNILKAVDLPAKDLCGTSDPYVKIYLLPDRKKFQTRVHRKTLNPTFSESFQFPVPYDELAVRKLHMSVFDFDRFSRHDMIGEVVLDNLFETSDLSRETNIWRDIQYATSESVDLGEIMFSLCYLPTAGRLTLTVIKCRNLKAMDITGYSDPYVKVSLICDGRRLKKKKTSIKKNTLNPTYNEAIIFDIPPDSMDHVSLHISVMDYDLVGHNEIIGVMRVGCNAEGLGRDHWNEMLAYPRKPIAHWHPLLESKKSEKEWKARTASFDSQGSCPSPRPPASP
- the syt6a gene encoding synaptotagmin-6 isoform X2, with translation MLMTVTNNDQTETCKVAAGGRAATGCFLQSSTWFVLVGKDATSGLLLGVFVVCGLALFGLLTFVSWKLCCVPWRTKAHFPSPSLSPACGPEHRPLQSPPLLPSPQQPPVTMATEKVKDPMGSMGFLEAAVKISHTSPDIPTDVQLSMREHFLRRTQRMQRQTTEPTSSTRHNSFKRHLPRQMQVGSLDLGNDYVVDKDEKPTSIGRIQPELYQQKAPETEDSSKNGSSKNCGSINFSLKYDYENEALLVNILKAVDLPAKDLCGTSDPYVKIYLLPDRKKFQTRVHRKTLNPTFSESFQFPVPYDELAVRKLHMSVFDFDRFSRHDMIGEVVLDNLFETSDLSRETNIWRDIQYATSESVDLGEIMFSLCYLPTAGRLTLTVIKCRNLKAMDITGYSDPYVKVSLICDGRRLKKKKTSIKKNTLNPTYNEAIIFDIPPDSMDHVSLHISVMDYDLVGHNEIIGVMRVGCNAEGLGRDHWNEMLAYPRKPIAHWHPLLESKKSEKEWKARTASFDSQGSCPSPRPPASP